In a single window of the Ignavibacteria bacterium genome:
- a CDS encoding NADH-quinone oxidoreductase subunit M: MNNILSILIFAPIVLGIPILFFGKNEKLIKIYSLVISSGVFGLSLYLFSMYNAANPDYQFIERYQWVKEFNVFYQLGVDGISILMVMLTAFIFPVTILGVWNSVTTRVKEFYFLLLLLMGALFGVFLSLDLILFYMFWELILIPMYFIIGFWGGKNKYYANLKFFLYTMFGSLLMLVAIIWISQYLTPQIGRFTTDYLELKKVSPYIPEKIQLWLFIFFAISFVIKVPMFPFHTWLPDAHTEAPTAGSIILAAVLLKMGTYGLLRFSMELFPLIFVSYAWLLALLGVIGIIYGAMVCIAQKDIKKLVAYSSVSHMGFIMLGIAAMTVESIQGGIIQMVNHGLSTGALFMFVGFLYDRRHTREIADYGGILKTIPIYGSLFLVIVLSSIGLPGLNGFIGEFMILIGSFNSPLLHNHTYTIAATTGVVLSAVYLLWMYQRVLLGPITKEENKTIPDLNFREIFASSLLLIFIIWIGVYPNTFLSKSEASVKKLIENVETAKRNLLKTP, encoded by the coding sequence GTGAACAATATTCTATCAATTCTGATCTTTGCGCCAATTGTATTAGGGATTCCGATTCTGTTTTTTGGAAAGAATGAAAAGTTAATTAAGATCTATTCGCTTGTAATTTCAAGCGGTGTATTCGGGCTTTCATTATACCTGTTTTCAATGTATAATGCTGCTAACCCTGATTACCAGTTCATAGAAAGATACCAGTGGGTAAAAGAATTCAATGTATTCTACCAGCTTGGTGTTGATGGTATTTCTATTTTAATGGTAATGCTTACGGCATTCATCTTCCCGGTAACAATACTGGGGGTATGGAATTCTGTTACTACAAGGGTTAAAGAATTTTACTTCCTGCTCCTGTTGCTTATGGGAGCTTTATTCGGGGTATTTCTTTCGCTCGACCTCATCCTGTTCTACATGTTCTGGGAATTGATACTGATACCGATGTACTTTATAATCGGGTTCTGGGGAGGTAAAAATAAATATTACGCAAATTTAAAATTCTTTTTATATACAATGTTCGGCTCTCTGCTGATGCTTGTGGCTATCATCTGGATATCGCAGTATCTAACGCCGCAGATCGGCAGATTTACAACCGATTATCTTGAGCTGAAGAAAGTATCACCTTACATTCCTGAGAAGATTCAGCTATGGCTATTTATTTTCTTCGCAATTAGCTTTGTCATCAAAGTGCCGATGTTCCCGTTCCACACGTGGCTGCCGGACGCTCACACTGAAGCGCCAACTGCGGGAAGTATCATCCTTGCAGCCGTGCTGCTTAAAATGGGTACTTACGGTCTGTTAAGGTTTTCAATGGAGCTTTTCCCGCTGATTTTCGTATCTTATGCATGGCTGCTTGCACTGCTTGGTGTAATTGGCATCATTTACGGTGCTATGGTTTGCATAGCGCAGAAGGATATCAAAAAGCTTGTTGCGTATTCATCTGTCAGCCATATGGGTTTTATAATGCTTGGCATTGCCGCTATGACCGTGGAATCAATACAGGGCGGGATAATTCAAATGGTGAACCACGGACTTTCAACCGGCGCGCTGTTTATGTTCGTCGGATTCTTATATGACAGACGGCATACCCGTGAAATAGCAGATTACGGCGGTATACTTAAGACTATTCCTATCTACGGATCATTATTCCTGGTAATAGTTCTCTCATCAATCGGTTTACCCGGTTTGAACGGCTTTATAGGTGAGTTTATGATCCTTATCGGTTCATTCAACTCACCGCTGCTACATAATCATACTTACACAATTGCGGCAACAACAGGTGTTGTGTTAAGCGCAGTGTATTTATTGTGGATGTACCAGAGAGTTTTACTTGGACCTATTACCAAAGAAGAAAATAAAACTATCCCTGATCTCAATTTCAGGGAGATCTTTGCATCATCACTATTGCTTATATTCATTATATGGATCGGTGTTTACCCCAATACATTCTTAAGCAAATCAGAAGCATCTGTAAAGAAGCTTATTGAAAATGTTGAAACAGCGAAGAGAAATCTGCTGAAAACTCCGTAA
- a CDS encoding HNH endonuclease — protein sequence MSICNVQRAVVLIFLGKAELISAKDSKKVYSVNTELPFPTIVRLRIYIKVPYKKIVLSRKNILRRDGHKCMYCQRHDLPLTIDHIVPKSKGGDDTWENLVTACVKCNNKKGDRSPEDAKMQLFKKPTRPSHITFMKHFVGRVDDDWKPYLYMN from the coding sequence ATGAGTATTTGTAATGTTCAAAGAGCAGTAGTGCTTATCTTTCTGGGAAAGGCTGAGCTCATATCAGCTAAAGATTCCAAAAAAGTTTATTCAGTGAATACAGAGCTTCCGTTTCCGACAATTGTAAGGCTCAGAATATATATAAAAGTTCCTTACAAAAAGATCGTTCTTTCAAGAAAAAATATTCTTCGCAGGGATGGGCATAAATGCATGTACTGCCAGAGGCATGATCTTCCGCTGACAATTGATCATATTGTTCCGAAATCAAAAGGCGGTGATGATACATGGGAGAACCTTGTTACTGCCTGCGTAAAGTGCAACAATAAAAAAGGTGACCGCTCACCCGAAGATGCTAAAATGCAGCTATTCAAAAAACCTACGCGTCCTTCTCATATTACATTCATGAAACACTTCGTCGGCAGGGTAGATGACGACTGGAAACCGTATTTGTATATGAATTAA
- a CDS encoding sodium:proton antiporter — translation MEPNILSVLPFVFLLLSIAVMPFIAPKFWHDNYHIVSVGLGFITAVYYIIITKGWSLMHSLEEYVMFISLLTALYIVSGGILIEIKGLATPFRNTVLLAIGGVLANIIGTTGASMLLIRPYIKTNKVRITNFHIVFFIFIVSNVGGALTPIGDPPLFLGFLKGIPFFWIFDKVFFKWLLAIVILLIIFYIIDTINFKKAPDEVEEIERKAKEKIKITGGINFIFLAVVIGSVFITSPLFLREGIMLLTAFLSYKLTKKEIHKKNQFNFHPIKEVAWLFIGIFITMTPALELLRIHSTDLGVTSPSQYYWFTGILSGFLDNAPTYLTFLTAAMGIYGLDVNSVQNVLAFIAEHEAHVVAISISAVFFGAMTYIGNGPNFMVKSIADNQDVETPGFFKYMYMFSIPVLIPIYLLIWWIFIK, via the coding sequence ATGGAACCTAACATACTTAGCGTTCTTCCCTTTGTATTTTTACTGCTTTCCATTGCAGTGATGCCTTTTATTGCCCCTAAGTTCTGGCATGATAATTATCATATTGTATCAGTCGGACTCGGCTTTATTACCGCTGTATATTACATCATAATCACCAAGGGGTGGAGCCTGATGCACTCACTGGAAGAATATGTAATGTTCATTTCGCTTCTAACTGCATTGTATATTGTTTCAGGGGGAATATTAATTGAGATAAAAGGGCTTGCAACACCATTCAGGAATACTGTGCTGCTTGCAATAGGCGGGGTTCTTGCGAATATTATCGGCACAACCGGTGCTTCCATGCTGCTTATAAGGCCTTATATTAAAACCAATAAAGTCAGAATTACCAATTTTCATATAGTATTTTTTATTTTTATTGTGTCAAATGTCGGCGGCGCTTTAACTCCAATCGGCGATCCGCCGCTTTTCCTCGGGTTTTTAAAAGGTATTCCGTTCTTCTGGATATTTGATAAAGTATTCTTTAAATGGCTGCTGGCTATTGTTATACTGCTTATTATATTTTATATAATTGATACTATAAATTTTAAAAAAGCCCCTGATGAAGTGGAAGAAATTGAAAGGAAAGCAAAAGAAAAAATAAAAATAACAGGAGGAATAAATTTTATTTTCCTTGCTGTGGTAATAGGCTCTGTTTTTATAACAAGTCCTCTTTTCCTAAGAGAAGGAATTATGTTACTGACTGCCTTTCTTTCATATAAGCTTACAAAAAAAGAGATCCATAAAAAGAACCAGTTCAATTTCCATCCTATAAAAGAAGTTGCATGGCTTTTTATTGGTATATTTATTACAATGACCCCGGCGCTTGAACTGTTGAGAATTCATTCCACAGACCTTGGTGTTACATCTCCATCGCAATACTACTGGTTCACAGGGATCTTATCCGGATTTCTTGATAATGCCCCGACTTATTTAACTTTCCTTACTGCCGCTATGGGTATTTACGGCCTCGATGTGAACAGTGTGCAGAATGTACTTGCTTTTATTGCGGAACACGAAGCGCATGTTGTTGCGATTTCAATTTCAGCTGTATTTTTCGGCGCAATGACCTATATAGGCAACGGACCCAACTTTATGGTAAAATCTATAGCCGATAACCAGGATGTAGAAACACCCGGTTTCTTTAAATATATGTATATGTTCTCAATTCCCGTCCTAATACCGATATATTTGCTGATTTGGTGGATATTTATTAAGTAA
- a CDS encoding pyridoxal phosphate-dependent aminotransferase: MNTPIDFNIVKQKIEESKLPNVGKASIREIRTLINQIEKASGKKFIRMEMGVPGLPASKIGIDAEIEALKRGVANAYPEIEGITELKREISRFIKLFLDVDVQERSCIPCTGSTSGSFVTFLTLARADKNKDTVLFLDPGFPVHKMQLKVLGINQTNIDVYKFRGEKLREALEAKLKQGNISCLLYSNPNNPSWICFTAKELQIIGELCKKYDVIPIEDLAYFNMDFRKDYSKPGLEPHQPTVAKYCDNYMILVSGSKIFSYAGQRIGCIIISNSLFNREYPDLLRYFSSANFGHTMIYGSAYSVSAGVTHSTQYALAALLKAVNDGDHDFVKEVKIYGHRAGKMKKMFLVNGFRIVYDHDDGDPIADGFYFTVAYDGLTGEQLLEELLYYGISAISLSNTGSLRTEGIRACVSLVHDSQLPELEERLKLFHENHKK, encoded by the coding sequence ATTAACACTCCTATAGACTTTAATATAGTTAAACAGAAGATCGAAGAATCAAAACTGCCGAATGTAGGCAAAGCATCAATCAGAGAAATAAGAACCCTTATAAATCAAATAGAAAAAGCAAGCGGCAAAAAATTCATTAGAATGGAAATGGGCGTTCCCGGGCTTCCTGCTTCTAAGATAGGCATTGATGCCGAAATTGAAGCGCTAAAAAGGGGAGTGGCAAACGCTTATCCTGAAATCGAAGGCATCACGGAATTAAAACGCGAAATTTCTAGGTTCATAAAGTTATTCCTTGATGTTGATGTGCAGGAAAGATCATGCATTCCCTGCACAGGCTCAACCAGCGGAAGCTTTGTAACATTTTTAACACTTGCAAGGGCAGATAAGAACAAAGATACAGTGCTTTTTTTAGACCCGGGTTTCCCGGTGCATAAAATGCAGCTTAAGGTGCTGGGAATAAACCAGACTAATATCGATGTTTATAAATTCCGCGGTGAAAAGCTGCGCGAAGCCCTTGAGGCAAAATTAAAACAGGGAAATATTTCCTGCCTGTTGTATTCAAATCCTAACAATCCTTCATGGATTTGTTTTACCGCAAAAGAGCTTCAGATAATAGGCGAGCTTTGCAAAAAGTATGATGTTATTCCCATAGAAGACCTGGCATATTTTAATATGGATTTCCGTAAGGATTATTCAAAGCCCGGTTTGGAACCTCATCAGCCAACAGTTGCAAAGTATTGCGATAATTACATGATACTTGTATCAGGCTCAAAGATATTTTCTTACGCCGGTCAGCGTATCGGCTGTATAATAATTTCAAACAGCCTGTTCAACCGTGAATATCCTGACCTGCTCAGATATTTCAGCAGCGCAAACTTCGGGCATACTATGATATACGGCTCGGCTTACTCCGTAAGCGCGGGAGTAACACACTCCACACAATATGCGCTTGCAGCATTGCTTAAGGCTGTAAATGACGGCGATCATGATTTTGTGAAGGAAGTTAAGATATACGGTCACCGCGCCGGCAAAATGAAAAAGATGTTCCTTGTCAACGGTTTCAGGATAGTTTATGATCATGATGACGGAGATCCTATAGCTGATGGATTTTATTTCACAGTTGCCTATGATGGCTTAACAGGTGAGCAGCTGCTCGAAGAGCTATTGTATTACGGTATAAGCGCAATATCACTCAGCAATACCGGCAGCCTGCGGACTGAGGGGATAAGGGCATGTGTATCATTGGTCCATGATTCACAGCTTCCTGAGCTTGAAGAACGCCTGAAGCTGTTTCACGAAAATCACAAAAAGTAA
- a CDS encoding T9SS type A sorting domain-containing protein: MKILFSFIILLILSLPVKLKSQTDDSLYLPLTVGNKWFYNTVTSGGFPTVYGHFIMSITEEKYIAGKKYFKCEKYWEGYDTIWIRFNKLTGYLVKYDSSFLNCENEVNLYKFNAIPGDTIRDQCTINSYSCVLLQDTTLFGITSKIKMYNITNIGWAIYIRNWHFLKNLGLIFNSSVSGRNNTIHSTQTLRGAIINGVLYGDTSLIGITTISNTVPKSYLLLNNFPNPFNSSTKIQFQIIKSDYTKLTVYNILGEEINILVNRFLKPGKYEIDYNTMSLTSGVYFYKLTAGEFTQTKSMILVK; this comes from the coding sequence ATGAAAATACTTTTTAGCTTCATAATTCTTTTAATCTTGAGTTTACCTGTAAAACTAAAATCACAAACAGATGATAGTTTATATCTACCGTTAACCGTTGGCAATAAATGGTTTTATAATACTGTTACAAGTGGTGGTTTCCCGACAGTTTATGGCCATTTTATTATGTCAATTACAGAGGAAAAGTATATCGCAGGGAAAAAATATTTTAAATGTGAAAAATATTGGGAGGGTTATGATACTATATGGATACGTTTCAATAAACTTACAGGTTACTTAGTAAAATACGATTCGTCATTTTTGAATTGTGAAAATGAAGTTAATTTGTACAAATTTAATGCTATTCCCGGAGATACTATCAGAGATCAATGTACTATAAACAGTTATTCGTGCGTATTATTACAGGATACTACTTTATTCGGAATTACATCTAAGATTAAAATGTATAACATTACTAATATTGGGTGGGCTATTTATATCAGAAATTGGCATTTTTTAAAAAATTTAGGTCTCATTTTCAATAGTAGTGTTTCAGGGCGAAACAATACTATTCATTCTACTCAAACTTTAAGAGGAGCAATAATAAACGGTGTGCTTTATGGTGATACTTCATTAATAGGAATAACAACCATTTCTAATACCGTTCCCAAATCTTACTTGTTATTAAATAATTTTCCAAATCCATTTAATTCTTCAACTAAAATTCAATTTCAAATTATAAAATCAGATTATACTAAACTTACTGTTTATAACATATTAGGAGAAGAAATTAATATTTTGGTAAATAGATTTTTGAAACCGGGTAAATATGAAATTGATTATAATACAATGAGTCTGACAAGCGGAGTGTATTTCTACAAATTAACAGCAGGTGAATTCACCCAAACAAAATCAATGATACTGGTAAAATAA
- a CDS encoding T9SS type A sorting domain-containing protein yields MKNTTLLALFFLLMLSMTKDPLSQMTARERLNYPLALDIPGKVYNTPGPVNMKPDPLEFFNINISQNSAPQNEPSVRISRKDTNKVVAAWRDFRYGIDPAANRRVGYSYSSNGGLTWSVSRILDSTLLPGGLTRNSDPVVTVDTAGNFYIAVVAIQGLSGGNLTLAVYKSTNGGQTFPQAFICSQTGTEDKEWITTDLSDISPFLNTLYISWTSFSLGGIKVTKSTNAGVNWSTPSNVSDATGGVQGSDICISRDGQVNVVWLGFSSDAEVTFDKSVNGGDNFGTDQIITTGTFPFGLPNDVNTFPTIASDNSTGPRGGWIYIAFADNRNGDCDIFLVKSTNGGTNWSSPLRINNDPVGNGKIQYWPTIAVNNQGNIAVLFMDSRNTADNTIVEAYIARSYDGGVTFTNELLSTEPSPTLIPGSNVRFGDYIDLDYAGKRLVPVWTDERAGGFNQEIFTSEIDELLPVSGNSGNMPAEFSLMQNYPNPFNPNTRISFSLPNASQLKIEIYSSIGTLIKTIASGRYPAGEHSINFNAGALASGVYFYKLTAGEFSQTRSMILVK; encoded by the coding sequence ATGAAAAACACCACTCTCTTAGCCCTGTTTTTTTTATTAATGCTCTCAATGACCAAAGATCCACTTTCTCAAATGACTGCCAGGGAAAGACTGAACTACCCGCTGGCACTTGATATCCCCGGGAAGGTTTATAATACACCCGGACCGGTAAATATGAAGCCGGACCCGCTTGAATTCTTTAATATTAACATATCACAGAATTCAGCTCCGCAGAATGAACCCTCGGTAAGGATCAGCCGAAAAGATACCAACAAGGTTGTTGCCGCATGGCGTGATTTCAGGTATGGTATAGATCCCGCAGCCAACCGCAGGGTTGGCTACAGCTATTCATCCAATGGCGGGCTTACATGGTCAGTTTCCCGAATACTCGATTCAACTCTGCTTCCGGGCGGTCTTACAAGAAACAGCGACCCTGTTGTTACTGTTGATACAGCCGGAAATTTCTATATTGCCGTTGTTGCAATCCAGGGACTCTCAGGCGGTAACCTGACATTAGCAGTTTATAAATCAACCAATGGCGGGCAGACCTTTCCGCAGGCATTTATATGTTCACAAACAGGAACTGAAGATAAGGAATGGATTACCACAGATCTGAGTGATATCAGCCCGTTCTTAAACACTCTGTATATTAGCTGGACAAGCTTTTCACTTGGCGGAATTAAGGTAACAAAATCAACCAATGCTGGCGTAAACTGGAGCACACCCAGCAATGTAAGCGATGCTACCGGCGGAGTGCAGGGTTCAGATATTTGTATAAGCCGTGACGGACAGGTAAATGTAGTTTGGCTGGGTTTCAGCTCTGATGCTGAAGTTACTTTTGACAAGTCCGTAAACGGCGGAGATAATTTCGGCACTGACCAGATAATAACTACAGGAACTTTTCCCTTCGGCTTACCCAATGATGTGAATACTTTCCCAACCATAGCCAGTGATAACAGTACAGGTCCAAGAGGGGGCTGGATATATATAGCATTTGCTGATAACCGCAATGGTGATTGTGATATTTTTCTTGTAAAGAGCACTAACGGCGGAACAAACTGGTCAAGCCCTTTAAGGATAAACAACGATCCTGTAGGTAACGGTAAAATTCAGTACTGGCCAACCATTGCTGTTAATAACCAGGGCAATATTGCTGTGCTGTTCATGGATTCCAGGAATACTGCAGATAACACAATTGTCGAAGCATATATTGCCAGGTCTTATGATGGCGGTGTAACATTTACCAATGAATTATTAAGTACGGAACCTTCTCCAACGCTTATACCCGGCAGCAATGTAAGATTTGGTGATTATATTGACCTGGATTATGCAGGCAAGCGTCTTGTTCCTGTATGGACTGATGAGCGCGCCGGCGGATTTAACCAGGAAATATTCACATCCGAAATTGATGAGCTGCTTCCGGTAAGCGGAAACAGTGGTAATATGCCGGCTGAGTTCAGCCTGATGCAGAATTACCCCAATCCGTTCAACCCGAATACTCGTATTTCTTTCAGCCTGCCGAATGCATCACAGCTTAAAATAGAGATATATTCCTCAATTGGTACATTGATAAAAACTATTGCCAGCGGCAGGTACCCGGCAGGGGAGCATTCAATAAATTTCAATGCCGGCGCTTTGGCAAGCGGTGTGTATTTTTATAAACTCACTGCGGGTGAATTTTCACAAACAAGATCAATGATTTTAGTTAAATAA
- a CDS encoding aldehyde dehydrogenase family protein: MLEYKIYINGEFRNASDNGTMDAVNPYDKSVFAKLAKSTVEDTKLAVKAARNAFDSGIWSGKSNEERSAILKQIADKIKENSAMLQELEIKESGSTYKKSKDDMFLTYRAASTFAKLALTDLNETLDISKEGVSKNLLVREPVGVVSAIIPWNFPLQMAMWKIGPALAAGCTIVLKPAPETSVSALELAKIIDSTDLPKGVVNIITGDAEVGEEMVTNPMVDKVAFTGSTEIGRKVMSLASATMKSVTLELGGKSASIILDDADLDLAIDGSAYAGYFHNGQCCVAGSRLILTNKNYDEVVERLKAKLAKMKIGNPMDKDTDIGPMVSEKQQKRVLEYIEIGKKEGAKLVYGGGVPKGFEQGCYVEPTLFADVNNDMRIAQEEIFGPVLAVIKADNENDAIRIANASSFGLAGGVWSRDNDRALNVAKQLRAGTVWVNEWHILNDKAPFGGYKQSGIGRELGIEGLKAYTEVKHIHIDEVLDRKKKFWYNVTVPQD; the protein is encoded by the coding sequence ATGCTCGAATACAAAATTTACATAAACGGTGAGTTCAGAAATGCCTCTGATAACGGAACCATGGATGCAGTGAACCCGTACGATAAAAGCGTTTTCGCGAAGCTTGCTAAATCAACTGTTGAAGATACCAAACTTGCTGTAAAAGCTGCACGCAATGCCTTTGATAGCGGTATATGGTCAGGCAAATCAAATGAAGAACGCAGCGCGATCTTAAAACAAATTGCAGATAAGATAAAAGAAAACTCCGCAATGCTGCAGGAGCTTGAAATAAAGGAATCAGGCTCAACTTACAAAAAATCAAAGGACGATATGTTTCTTACATACCGCGCGGCAAGTACATTTGCAAAGCTTGCGCTTACAGATCTTAACGAAACACTCGATATTTCAAAGGAAGGTGTGAGCAAGAATCTATTGGTGCGCGAACCTGTTGGAGTTGTTTCGGCTATTATACCGTGGAACTTCCCGCTGCAGATGGCAATGTGGAAGATAGGTCCCGCACTTGCCGCAGGCTGCACAATAGTACTTAAACCCGCGCCTGAAACATCAGTAAGCGCGCTTGAGCTTGCAAAGATAATTGACTCAACCGATCTGCCCAAAGGCGTTGTGAATATAATTACAGGCGATGCTGAAGTTGGCGAAGAAATGGTAACTAACCCGATGGTTGATAAAGTCGCTTTTACAGGCTCAACTGAAATTGGCAGAAAAGTTATGTCGCTTGCTTCAGCAACAATGAAAAGTGTTACACTTGAGCTTGGCGGAAAATCAGCCAGCATTATACTGGATGATGCGGATCTTGATCTTGCAATAGACGGTTCAGCATACGCGGGATATTTCCATAACGGTCAATGCTGCGTGGCAGGTTCACGATTAATTTTAACAAATAAAAATTACGATGAAGTTGTTGAAAGGCTGAAAGCTAAGCTTGCCAAAATGAAGATCGGCAACCCGATGGATAAAGATACTGATATCGGTCCGATGGTAAGTGAAAAACAGCAAAAGCGTGTATTGGAATATATTGAAATAGGGAAAAAAGAAGGCGCGAAGCTGGTTTACGGGGGTGGAGTACCTAAAGGATTCGAACAGGGATGTTATGTTGAGCCAACACTCTTTGCTGATGTAAATAATGATATGAGAATTGCACAGGAAGAAATATTCGGACCCGTACTTGCTGTAATAAAAGCTGATAATGAAAACGACGCAATTCGTATTGCAAATGCATCAAGCTTCGGACTCGCAGGCGGTGTATGGTCACGTGATAACGACCGCGCGCTAAACGTTGCTAAACAACTGAGAGCGGGAACTGTATGGGTCAACGAATGGCATATACTTAATGATAAAGCGCCTTTTGGCGGATATAAACAATCCGGTATTGGCAGAGAGCTTGGCATTGAAGGCCTGAAGGCTTATACTGAAGTTAAACATATTCACATTGATGAAGTGCTTGACCGGAAGAAGAAGTTCTGGTACAATGTTACAGTGCCGCAGGATTGA